The proteins below come from a single Erythrobacter sp. SG61-1L genomic window:
- a CDS encoding glutathione S-transferase family protein, with protein sequence MADVTLYHWEPNANSGKPMLALVEKGVPFESRYINMLEFDQHRPEYLAINPQGTIPAMTHGEKVLTESTAIMEYVNEAFAGPALMPADAQDRWRIRWWMKFMDQWLGPSFSMIGWSAFVGPKVREKDPAELEAAIDRIPLPERRRAWRKAIYGQFSPEELAESRRRVALGIDMLEAELGKRDYVASDSYSLADINVFNSTYSLPVSQPDLASVEKTPNIMAWLRRVYRRPAVKQTWAMGTTDLAKRYGLVMEELGE encoded by the coding sequence ATGGCTGACGTGACGCTCTATCACTGGGAGCCCAACGCCAATTCCGGCAAGCCCATGCTTGCGCTGGTGGAAAAGGGCGTCCCGTTCGAGAGCCGCTACATCAACATGCTGGAGTTCGACCAGCACAGGCCGGAATATCTGGCGATCAATCCGCAGGGCACGATCCCGGCCATGACCCATGGCGAAAAGGTGCTGACCGAAAGCACCGCGATCATGGAATATGTGAACGAGGCGTTCGCCGGCCCGGCCCTGATGCCCGCCGATGCACAGGATCGCTGGCGCATCCGCTGGTGGATGAAGTTCATGGACCAGTGGCTTGGCCCCAGCTTCTCCATGATCGGGTGGAGCGCCTTCGTCGGCCCCAAGGTGCGCGAGAAAGACCCGGCGGAGCTGGAAGCCGCCATCGACCGCATTCCCCTGCCCGAACGCCGCCGCGCATGGCGCAAGGCGATCTACGGCCAGTTCTCGCCGGAGGAGCTGGCCGAAAGCCGCCGCCGCGTGGCGCTGGGCATCGACATGCTGGAAGCGGAACTGGGCAAGCGCGATTACGTGGCGAGCGACAGCTATTCGCTGGCCGACATCAACGTGTTCAATTCCACCTATTCGCTGCCCGTCAGCCAGCCCGATCTGGCCAGCGTGGAAAAGACGCCGAACATCATGGCCTGGCTGCGGCGCGTCTATCGCCGCCCGGCCGTGAAGCAGACCTGGGCCATGGGCACGACGGACCTCGCCAAACGCTATGGCCTCGTGATGGAGGAACTGGGCGAATGA
- a CDS encoding TonB-dependent receptor has translation MTTYNRSTAARRALTLAVSTLAVVAATPAFAQDEAEETHGNEIIVTAQFREQSLQDTPLSITAVDASLLESRNQDDIKAVAAQAPSVTLTEQGGAYGASMSASIRGIGQYDFNPAYEPGVGMYIDDVYYPTLTGANFDLLDLERVEILRGPQGTLTGRNSIGGAIKLFSKKPGPDSEAYAEASYGSRNRVELRAGANFAITDNLFARFSAVHKNQDGYVDQVDYGCANPNNPEGIAPKIAAHPGSDDSCVVDKLGEQNYTGLRGALRYEGSKLELMVTADYQKSDRTSSADVLSVTNNAQSNFICGDYCTYASWFLDAKGQTGDWYTGNRNVFEGWGVSGHANYEISDSLNIQSITAYRAYNNTWGSDDDFTPNPAIAAGGYNDLDFWFFSQELRLNGKIGDLAEYTLGGFYSDQKSTYYTIQDIRYGPYSGTPLQFVGNDPVNADTVAAFGTVIVHPTDNMTLTGGLRYTNEHKDYTFVRRRLDYSQGPVGGGVENLDGLVSIYDGDRVDWRISADYRFSRQLLAYATVSTGFKGGGVTARPFYPAHATMGTFQPETVTSYELGLKSDLFDRRLRLNVSGFYNNYKDIQLGLSDCTAYGGIAAPCAVRANAGDGEIWGVEAELFAEPIDGLTIDGSVSILDSKYTYLAPEVGTSVTLNDPIVSPTFQGSFGIQYEVDLGDKGTITPRFDVSYRDKQYMGHQLDSISTDLQYLDAYTLGSARLTYRNADKDVEVALEVTNLFDEYYTPTRFASVFALSGTAYSTVGAPREWRVSVKKSF, from the coding sequence ATGACCACATACAACCGTTCCACGGCTGCACGCCGTGCGCTCACCCTCGCCGTTTCGACGCTCGCCGTCGTTGCGGCCACTCCCGCATTTGCCCAGGACGAAGCTGAGGAAACTCACGGCAACGAAATCATCGTTACCGCACAGTTCCGCGAACAGTCCCTGCAGGACACCCCGCTGTCCATCACTGCCGTCGACGCTTCGCTGCTCGAATCGCGCAATCAGGACGACATCAAGGCTGTTGCCGCCCAGGCTCCCAGCGTGACGCTGACCGAACAGGGCGGTGCCTATGGCGCTTCCATGTCGGCCTCGATCCGCGGCATCGGCCAGTACGACTTCAACCCCGCCTATGAACCGGGCGTGGGCATGTATATCGACGATGTCTATTACCCCACCCTGACCGGCGCCAACTTCGACCTGCTCGACCTCGAGCGCGTCGAAATCCTGCGCGGCCCGCAGGGCACGCTGACCGGCCGCAACTCCATCGGTGGTGCGATCAAGCTCTTCTCGAAGAAGCCCGGCCCGGATTCGGAAGCCTATGCCGAAGCCAGCTACGGCAGCCGCAACCGCGTGGAACTGCGCGCCGGTGCGAACTTCGCGATCACCGACAACCTGTTCGCGCGCTTCTCGGCCGTTCACAAGAACCAGGACGGCTATGTCGACCAGGTCGACTATGGCTGCGCCAATCCGAACAACCCGGAAGGCATCGCCCCGAAGATCGCGGCACACCCCGGTTCGGACGACAGCTGCGTCGTCGACAAGCTCGGCGAACAGAACTACACCGGCCTGCGCGGCGCGCTGCGTTACGAAGGTTCCAAGCTGGAGCTGATGGTAACGGCTGACTACCAGAAGTCTGACCGCACCAGCTCGGCTGACGTTCTTTCGGTGACGAACAACGCCCAGTCGAACTTCATCTGCGGCGATTACTGCACCTATGCCAGCTGGTTCCTGGACGCCAAGGGCCAGACGGGCGACTGGTACACCGGCAACCGCAACGTGTTCGAAGGCTGGGGCGTGTCCGGCCATGCGAACTACGAAATCAGCGATTCGCTGAACATCCAGTCGATCACCGCCTACCGCGCCTACAACAACACCTGGGGTTCGGATGACGACTTCACGCCGAACCCGGCAATCGCCGCGGGCGGCTACAACGATCTGGATTTCTGGTTCTTCAGCCAGGAACTGCGCCTGAACGGCAAGATCGGCGATCTGGCTGAATATACCCTGGGCGGTTTCTATTCCGACCAGAAGAGCACCTACTACACGATCCAGGACATCCGCTACGGTCCCTACTCGGGCACCCCGCTGCAGTTCGTGGGTAACGACCCGGTCAATGCCGACACGGTTGCCGCTTTCGGTACCGTGATCGTCCACCCGACCGACAACATGACCCTGACGGGCGGCCTGCGCTACACCAACGAGCACAAGGACTACACCTTCGTGCGTCGTCGCCTGGACTACAGCCAGGGCCCCGTGGGCGGTGGCGTCGAAAACCTCGACGGCCTCGTGTCGATCTATGACGGCGACCGCGTCGACTGGCGCATTTCGGCTGACTATCGCTTCAGCCGTCAGCTGCTGGCCTATGCAACCGTCAGCACCGGCTTCAAGGGCGGCGGCGTCACGGCGCGTCCGTTCTACCCGGCACACGCCACGATGGGCACCTTCCAGCCCGAAACCGTCACGTCCTATGAGCTGGGCCTGAAGTCCGACCTGTTCGATCGCCGCCTTCGCCTGAACGTTTCCGGCTTCTACAACAACTACAAGGACATCCAGCTCGGCCTGTCCGACTGTACCGCTTACGGCGGCATCGCGGCGCCTTGCGCCGTCCGTGCCAACGCTGGCGACGGTGAGATCTGGGGCGTGGAAGCGGAACTGTTCGCAGAACCGATCGACGGCCTGACCATCGACGGCTCGGTCAGCATCCTGGATTCCAAGTACACCTATCTCGCGCCGGAAGTCGGCACGAGCGTGACGCTGAACGATCCGATCGTTTCGCCGACCTTCCAGGGCAGCTTCGGCATCCAGTACGAAGTCGATCTGGGCGACAAGGGCACGATCACGCCGCGCTTCGACGTGTCGTATCGCGACAAGCAGTACATGGGCCACCAGCTGGACTCGATCTCCACCGATCTCCAGTATCTGGACGCCTACACGCTGGGCAGCGCCCGCCTGACCTACCGCAATGCGGACAAGGACGTGGAAGTTGCACTCGAAGTGACCAACCTCTTCGACGAATACTACACCCCGACCCGCTTCGCGTCGGTCTTCGCCCTCAGCGGCACGGCCTACTCGACCGTGGGTGCACCGCGCGAATGGCGCGTTTCGGTGAAGAAGTCCTTCTGA
- a CDS encoding PQQ-dependent dehydrogenase, methanol/ethanol family encodes MRLGFIAALAASLALTGCSKSESADGGVTEAMIVSPPDGEWLTYGRDYGEQRYSPLDKINLDNVKDLGLAWSADLDTARGQEGTPLVIGGKIYITTAWSKVKAYDGKTGKLEWEYDPKVPGETGVKACCDVVNRGLGAWGDKLFLGTLDGRLIALDRKTGKEVWSQVTVDQTKAYTITGAPRVVKGKVIIGNGGAEYGVRGYITAYDADSGKQLWRFYTVPGAPDEAKDEPAYLAEARKTWNGEFWKLGGGGTVWDSMAYDPDLDLLYIGVGNGSPWNQSYRSPGGGDNLYLSSIVAVRPDTGEYVWHYQETPGETWDFTATQHIMLADLKIDGKDRKVLMQAPKNGFFYVIDRETGKLISAKAYTHQTWTSGVDMKTGRPIENPDARYDKTGKPFVSTPGAGGGHSWHPMAFSPKEGLVYIPVIEAAFPYFPEKNWKPNMKRGFNVGVDQAAGGMPADLAARNGARAATKGALVAWDPVAQKERWRVAYPGPWNGGLLSTAGGLLFQGTASGNLVAYDAKDGKQLWTFGAQTGVVAPPITYTIDGEQYVAVLAGWGGIWPLAPGGILNEVAGPVPNISRLLVFKLGGTAKLPPAPPLARMPLDPPPFTGDKAKLASATYNYGRYCGQCHGDAAVGSTVLPDLRRSALLGDAAGWATVVHDGALQDNGMVSFAGTLSRDEIEGIRQYVIMRANEDKKLGGPGS; translated from the coding sequence ATGCGGTTAGGATTTATCGCGGCACTGGCCGCTTCGCTGGCCCTGACGGGATGCAGCAAGAGCGAAAGCGCCGATGGCGGCGTGACGGAGGCGATGATCGTCTCCCCGCCCGATGGCGAGTGGCTGACCTATGGCCGCGATTATGGCGAGCAGCGTTATTCCCCGCTCGACAAGATCAACCTCGACAACGTCAAGGATCTGGGCCTCGCCTGGTCGGCCGATCTGGATACGGCGCGCGGGCAGGAAGGCACGCCGCTGGTCATCGGCGGCAAGATCTACATCACCACGGCCTGGAGCAAGGTGAAGGCCTATGACGGCAAGACCGGCAAGCTGGAATGGGAATACGATCCCAAGGTGCCGGGCGAAACGGGCGTCAAAGCCTGTTGCGACGTGGTCAATCGCGGCCTTGGCGCATGGGGCGACAAGCTGTTCCTGGGCACACTGGACGGCCGCCTGATCGCGCTGGACCGCAAGACCGGCAAGGAAGTGTGGTCGCAAGTTACCGTTGACCAGACCAAGGCCTACACCATCACCGGCGCCCCGCGCGTGGTGAAGGGCAAGGTGATCATCGGCAATGGCGGCGCGGAATATGGCGTGCGCGGCTATATCACGGCCTATGATGCCGATAGCGGCAAGCAGCTGTGGCGCTTCTACACCGTGCCCGGCGCGCCGGACGAGGCGAAGGACGAGCCGGCATATCTGGCCGAAGCGCGCAAGACGTGGAACGGCGAGTTCTGGAAGCTGGGCGGTGGCGGCACCGTGTGGGATTCCATGGCCTACGATCCCGATCTGGACCTGCTCTATATCGGCGTGGGCAATGGCTCGCCCTGGAACCAGTCCTACCGCTCGCCGGGCGGCGGGGATAATCTCTATCTCAGTTCCATCGTGGCGGTCCGCCCGGATACGGGCGAATATGTCTGGCACTATCAGGAAACGCCGGGCGAGACGTGGGACTTCACGGCCACGCAGCATATCATGCTGGCGGACCTGAAGATCGACGGGAAAGACCGCAAGGTGCTGATGCAGGCGCCCAAGAACGGCTTCTTCTATGTGATCGACCGCGAGACCGGGAAGCTGATCTCCGCCAAGGCCTATACCCACCAGACCTGGACCAGTGGGGTGGACATGAAGACCGGGCGGCCGATCGAAAATCCGGATGCCCGCTATGACAAGACAGGCAAGCCCTTCGTCTCCACGCCCGGCGCGGGCGGCGGGCATAGCTGGCACCCCATGGCGTTCAGCCCGAAGGAAGGCCTGGTCTATATCCCGGTGATCGAGGCGGCCTTCCCCTATTTCCCGGAAAAGAACTGGAAGCCCAACATGAAGCGCGGCTTCAACGTGGGCGTCGATCAGGCCGCAGGCGGCATGCCCGCCGACCTTGCCGCCCGCAACGGCGCCCGCGCGGCGACCAAGGGCGCGCTGGTTGCATGGGATCCGGTGGCGCAGAAGGAACGCTGGCGCGTGGCCTATCCCGGCCCGTGGAACGGCGGCCTGCTCTCAACCGCGGGCGGCCTGCTGTTCCAGGGCACGGCCTCGGGCAATCTCGTCGCCTATGATGCCAAGGACGGCAAGCAGCTGTGGACCTTCGGCGCGCAGACCGGCGTGGTTGCCCCGCCGATCACCTATACGATCGATGGCGAGCAATATGTGGCCGTTCTGGCCGGCTGGGGCGGCATCTGGCCGCTGGCGCCCGGAGGCATCCTGAACGAGGTGGCAGGGCCGGTGCCCAATATCTCGCGCCTGCTGGTGTTCAAGCTGGGCGGCACTGCCAAGCTGCCCCCGGCACCGCCGCTGGCACGCATGCCGCTCGATCCGCCGCCCTTCACCGGCGACAAGGCCAAGCTGGCATCGGCGACCTATAATTACGGCCGCTATTGCGGGCAGTGCCATGGCGATGCTGCGGTAGGCTCCACTGTGCTGCCCGATCTGCGCCGCAGTGCCCTGCTGGGCGATGCCGCCGGCTGGGCCACCGTGGTGCATGACGGCGCATTGCAGGATAACGGCATGGTCAGCTTTGCCGGCACTCTTTCGCGCGACGAGATCGAAGGTATCCGCCAATATGTGATCATGCGCGCCAATGAGGACAAGAAGCTGGGCGGCCCCGGATCGTGA
- a CDS encoding 5-methyltetrahydropteroyltriglutamate--homocysteine S-methyltransferase, translating to MTTKLPSRADHVGSFLRPREIIEAREHRAANNIDYATLRKIEDKAIADLVKWEEELGLKAITDGEFRRYFFHTDFLLKLDGVEEQGGIAKAFKNDTGKDVHFAPPKMVVSGKIRHVEPIQLADYQYLASLTKGMPKVAIPSPTMLHFRAGRSGIPEDVYPTMDEFYADVAAAYRAEVDSLAAAGCRYIQMDDTNLAYLCDDTHRADASARGVDPNETPRQYAKLINESFSSAPADMIKAVHLCRGNFRSSWAAEGGYEPVAEIMFNELDIDAFFLEYDDPRSGDFAPLRFLPKGKTVVLGLVTTKLGELETKDDIKRRIDEAAKFAPLDQLALSPQCGFASTVHGNDITTEQQAAKIRLVVEVAEEVWG from the coding sequence ATGACCACTAAACTGCCCTCGCGCGCCGACCATGTCGGCTCCTTCCTGCGTCCGCGCGAGATTATCGAAGCGCGCGAGCATCGCGCGGCCAACAACATCGACTATGCCACCCTGCGCAAGATCGAGGACAAGGCGATTGCCGACCTCGTGAAGTGGGAAGAGGAACTCGGCCTCAAGGCGATCACCGATGGCGAATTCCGCCGCTATTTCTTCCATACCGACTTCCTGCTGAAGCTGGACGGGGTGGAAGAACAGGGCGGCATCGCCAAGGCCTTCAAGAACGACACCGGCAAGGACGTGCATTTCGCCCCGCCCAAGATGGTCGTTTCCGGCAAGATCCGCCATGTCGAGCCGATCCAGCTGGCCGATTACCAATATCTCGCCAGCCTGACCAAGGGCATGCCCAAGGTTGCGATCCCTTCGCCCACCATGCTGCATTTCCGTGCAGGCCGCAGCGGTATTCCTGAAGACGTCTATCCCACGATGGACGAATTCTACGCCGACGTGGCCGCCGCCTATCGCGCGGAAGTGGACAGTCTCGCAGCGGCCGGTTGCCGTTACATCCAGATGGATGACACCAACCTGGCCTATCTGTGCGACGATACCCACCGGGCGGATGCCTCGGCGCGCGGGGTCGATCCCAACGAAACGCCGCGCCAATATGCCAAGCTCATCAACGAGAGCTTCTCCAGCGCGCCGGCCGACATGATCAAGGCAGTCCACCTGTGCCGGGGCAATTTCCGCTCCAGCTGGGCGGCCGAAGGCGGCTATGAGCCGGTGGCCGAGATCATGTTCAACGAACTCGATATCGACGCCTTCTTCCTTGAATATGACGATCCCCGCTCGGGCGATTTCGCCCCGCTGCGCTTCCTGCCCAAGGGCAAGACCGTGGTGCTGGGCCTCGTCACCACCAAGCTCGGCGAGCTGGAAACCAAGGACGATATCAAGCGCCGGATCGACGAGGCGGCCAAGTTCGCCCCGCTCGACCAGCTGGCTCTCTCGCCGCAATGCGGTTTCGCCAGCACGGTGCATGGCAATGACATCACCACCGAGCAGCAGGCGGCCAAGATCCGTCTGGTTGTCGAAGTGGCCGAAGAAGTCTGGGGCTAA
- a CDS encoding TonB-dependent receptor has product MTDTLNLRTALVLGASALAIGIASPAFAQAEQEDTSGNHDIIVTAQFREQNLQDTPLAITAVTAETMEAKSQTNLAQVADSAPNVTLKPQGASFGPSIAVSIRGIGGADFNPAFEPGVGIYIDDVYYPQLTGAVFDLLDLERVEILRGPQGTLSGRNSEGGSIKMFTRKPQGSNTGYLEGTYGSRNRIGLRGGFDFKLTDDLSGRVSGVYKHQEGYVERYDFGCVYPAGGSATFKANDGTTQLANPAGGIPSLRPDGACLIDKLGEVGYQAIRGALRYNPSSDIDINLSAEYIHDSHTAAGEVLAATDVIDNPNTNIGGVPYDNRFICGRFCNFSSYSSPAITYFGVATPPDGQPLLATNNSDQSVYDGYNLAANFHFGLSDMFSIDNILAYQAWDTTFGVDDDLSPIPLSGGYNSLTHWNWSEELRLNAQLAENITAVLGGYYFKQRTDYYSYQDLRYLNVAPGVGLFPLQFIQPDETPAEAKAVFANVSWEITPGLTFDGGIRYTDESKEYHYFRLNPDGTINPYLDPVGAVDGAGAPGALTGLVATYKGQRWDWRAALNYRFSPDVMVYGSVATGFKGGGTNPRPFYASQAISFAPEVLTNYEVGMKADLFDRRLRLNMNAFYGKLSDLQIGVSVCPDGSTPCAALVNAGNAEEKGVEAEFSARPVDGLSIDGSISYLDFKYTKLDPSVSGTSLDDPLAGAPKWKWTLGAQYEIDAGSLGWITPRVDATYQGDIYTGFKYNGVAQNIDAYTIVNARLTWQNPDRDLSVSLEVTNLTDEYYYVTLFDLRGAGAGLDKAQPGRPREWAVSVKKTF; this is encoded by the coding sequence ATGACTGACACACTGAATCTGCGCACCGCTCTGGTGCTCGGCGCATCCGCACTTGCAATCGGGATCGCAAGTCCGGCCTTCGCCCAGGCAGAGCAAGAGGACACGTCCGGCAATCACGACATCATCGTGACCGCACAGTTCCGCGAACAGAACCTGCAGGATACGCCGCTGGCCATCACGGCCGTCACGGCGGAAACCATGGAAGCCAAGAGCCAGACCAATCTGGCCCAAGTGGCCGACAGCGCCCCCAACGTCACACTCAAGCCGCAGGGCGCCTCTTTCGGGCCGTCCATCGCGGTGTCGATCCGCGGCATCGGCGGGGCGGACTTCAACCCGGCCTTCGAACCCGGCGTGGGCATCTATATCGACGATGTCTATTATCCGCAGCTGACCGGCGCGGTGTTCGACCTGCTCGATCTGGAACGGGTGGAAATCCTGCGCGGCCCGCAGGGCACGCTTTCCGGGAGAAATTCCGAAGGCGGCTCGATCAAGATGTTCACCCGCAAACCGCAGGGGAGCAACACCGGCTATCTTGAAGGGACCTATGGCAGCCGCAATCGCATCGGGTTGCGCGGCGGGTTCGACTTCAAGCTGACCGACGACCTCTCAGGCCGCGTATCGGGCGTCTACAAGCATCAGGAAGGCTATGTCGAACGCTACGATTTCGGCTGCGTCTATCCGGCTGGTGGATCGGCCACCTTCAAGGCGAATGACGGCACGACGCAGCTGGCCAATCCAGCCGGCGGCATTCCGTCGCTAAGGCCGGACGGCGCTTGCCTGATCGATAAGCTCGGCGAAGTCGGCTATCAGGCAATCCGCGGCGCGCTGCGCTACAATCCGTCCAGTGACATCGATATCAACCTGTCTGCCGAATACATCCACGATTCCCACACTGCGGCGGGCGAAGTGCTGGCGGCGACCGATGTGATCGACAACCCCAACACGAATATCGGCGGCGTGCCTTACGACAACCGCTTCATCTGCGGGCGGTTCTGCAACTTCTCGTCCTATTCGTCCCCGGCGATCACCTATTTCGGCGTGGCCACCCCGCCCGACGGGCAGCCCCTGCTGGCGACGAACAATTCCGACCAGAGCGTCTATGACGGTTACAATCTGGCCGCGAATTTCCACTTCGGGCTGAGCGACATGTTCTCGATCGACAATATCCTGGCCTATCAGGCCTGGGATACGACCTTCGGGGTGGATGACGACCTGTCGCCGATCCCGCTTTCGGGCGGGTATAACAGCCTGACCCACTGGAACTGGAGCGAGGAACTGCGGCTGAACGCACAGCTGGCGGAAAACATCACCGCGGTGCTGGGCGGCTACTACTTCAAGCAGCGGACCGACTATTATTCCTATCAGGACCTGCGCTACCTCAACGTCGCGCCGGGCGTGGGCCTGTTCCCGCTGCAGTTCATCCAGCCGGACGAAACCCCTGCGGAAGCGAAGGCCGTGTTCGCGAATGTCAGCTGGGAAATCACCCCCGGCCTGACCTTTGACGGCGGCATCCGCTACACGGACGAGAGCAAGGAATATCACTATTTCCGGCTCAATCCCGACGGGACGATCAACCCCTATCTCGACCCGGTCGGCGCAGTGGATGGCGCAGGGGCACCCGGTGCGCTCACCGGGCTGGTGGCCACTTACAAGGGCCAGAGGTGGGACTGGCGCGCCGCGCTCAATTACCGCTTCTCGCCCGACGTGATGGTCTATGGCAGCGTGGCAACCGGCTTCAAGGGTGGCGGCACCAATCCGCGGCCCTTCTATGCCAGCCAGGCGATCAGCTTCGCCCCCGAAGTGCTGACCAATTACGAAGTGGGCATGAAGGCCGATCTGTTTGACCGCAGGCTGCGGCTGAACATGAACGCGTTCTACGGCAAGCTGAGCGACCTGCAGATCGGCGTTTCGGTCTGCCCCGACGGTTCCACTCCCTGCGCCGCGCTGGTCAATGCCGGCAATGCGGAGGAAAAGGGCGTCGAGGCGGAATTCAGTGCCCGTCCGGTCGACGGCCTGAGCATCGACGGTTCGATCAGCTATCTGGACTTCAAATATACCAAGCTCGATCCGTCGGTCAGCGGCACGTCGCTTGACGATCCGCTGGCAGGTGCGCCCAAGTGGAAATGGACGCTGGGTGCGCAATACGAGATCGACGCCGGTTCGCTGGGCTGGATCACTCCGCGCGTGGATGCGACCTATCAGGGGGACATCTATACCGGCTTCAAGTATAATGGCGTGGCCCAGAACATCGATGCCTACACCATCGTAAATGCTCGACTCACCTGGCAGAATCCCGACCGGGACCTGTCTGTGTCGCTTGAGGTGACCAACCTCACCGACGAGTATTATTACGTTACCCTGTTCGACCTGCGTGGCGCCGGTGCCGGGCTGGATAAAGCCCAGCCGGGCCGTCCGCGCGAATGGGCGGTGAGCGTCAAGAAAACGTTCTGA
- a CDS encoding glutathione S-transferase family protein: MSSAILYHGEPNGPSLSVLAALEESGLAIECRPIDLLKGERHALPGITESVALDFAVEGEGPVLVIGGEAMTEAVFLAQYLDEQAGGCGLQPEDAYAHWQMMMWCRQVTERLSPAVAWLGALAYAQADLAARDDSEFAALSAAIVSDDLRQRWQDLRSGVAEEAKSEDSRAKIAQFAQRAAEQLADGRDWLMGSFSIADLETYAWLAPAALLEPEAFSGKPQLAAWMDRVRTRPSVRRALARTQSGDPFRSFAPGPEINRWG; this comes from the coding sequence ATGAGCAGCGCGATCCTTTATCACGGCGAACCCAATGGCCCCTCGCTCAGCGTGCTGGCCGCGCTGGAGGAAAGCGGGCTGGCCATCGAATGCCGCCCGATCGACCTGCTGAAGGGCGAACGGCATGCCCTGCCCGGCATTACCGAAAGCGTGGCGCTGGACTTTGCCGTGGAAGGCGAAGGGCCGGTGCTGGTGATCGGCGGCGAGGCCATGACCGAGGCCGTGTTCCTTGCCCAATATCTCGACGAGCAGGCAGGCGGCTGCGGCCTCCAGCCGGAAGATGCCTATGCCCATTGGCAGATGATGATGTGGTGCCGGCAGGTGACCGAGCGGCTCAGCCCCGCAGTCGCATGGCTGGGCGCGCTGGCCTATGCGCAGGCCGATCTGGCGGCACGGGACGACAGCGAGTTCGCTGCCCTGTCCGCCGCCATCGTCAGCGACGATCTGCGCCAGCGCTGGCAGGACTTGCGCAGCGGCGTGGCGGAAGAGGCGAAAAGCGAGGACAGCCGCGCCAAGATCGCCCAGTTCGCCCAGCGCGCCGCCGAACAGCTGGCCGATGGGCGCGACTGGCTGATGGGCAGTTTTTCCATCGCCGATCTGGAAACCTATGCCTGGCTGGCGCCTGCCGCCCTGCTCGAACCGGAGGCCTTTTCGGGCAAGCCGCAACTGGCGGCCTGGATGGACCGGGTCCGCACGCGGCCCAGCGTCCGGCGCGCCCTGGCACGGACGCAGTCGGGCGACCCGTTCCGCAGCTTCGCGCCGGGGCCGGAAATCAATCGCTGGGGCTGA
- a CDS encoding GFA family protein, producing the protein MPQLTSGSCQCGAVQFEIEGAFESFFLCHCGRCRKDTGSAHAANLFSTTATLTWLSGEEKIAHYQVPATRHAKSFCSICGAAVPSIQMGGALLVVPAGSLDGEPGIAPVAHICTASRAGWEDAMQDIPRFEGLPA; encoded by the coding sequence ATGCCGCAGCTGACGTCAGGTTCGTGCCAATGCGGCGCGGTGCAGTTCGAGATTGAAGGAGCGTTCGAAAGCTTCTTCCTGTGCCATTGCGGCCGCTGCCGGAAAGACACTGGCTCCGCCCATGCGGCGAACCTGTTTTCAACGACGGCGACGCTCACATGGCTAAGCGGTGAGGAGAAGATCGCGCACTATCAGGTGCCCGCCACGCGCCATGCGAAAAGCTTCTGCTCCATTTGCGGAGCGGCCGTGCCGAGCATCCAGATGGGTGGCGCCTTGCTTGTGGTGCCCGCAGGCAGCCTCGATGGCGAGCCGGGCATTGCCCCTGTCGCCCATATTTGCACTGCCAGCCGGGCAGGCTGGGAAGATGCGATGCAGGATATTCCGCGCTTCGAAGGCCTTCCGGCCTGA